One window from the genome of Oncorhynchus gorbuscha isolate QuinsamMale2020 ecotype Even-year linkage group LG14, OgorEven_v1.0, whole genome shotgun sequence encodes:
- the LOC123994497 gene encoding probable polypeptide N-acetylgalactosaminyltransferase 8 has translation MRVSWVRGLASLLAMGAGILYITSIKREVHSHGERLQRAHQNDSVRGQDMLKRLEKMEAHIEKLVKSVNNRISLKEGQAVKATEVKKERKVVKKLYPNSALFTTWGDELSEEEQKEAEGLFQMYGYNAFLSDRTPLNREIPDTRDPKCANHQYPHDLPTISVVLIYLDEALSIIKRAVRSIIDKTPQHLLKNIILVDDHSSNEDLKEKLDAYISFIDEERPGLLKRVRHLEQLGLTQARLSGWREAEGDVVAILDAHIEVHVEWAEPLLARIKEDRTLVLTPVFDKVHFDDLTVTRYWPSAHAFDWALWCMYESFRPEWYALQDETQPGKSPSIMGILVVDRLFFGEIGALDGGMKIYGGENVELGIRVWLCGGSVEVIPCSKIAHIERAHKPYLPDLSITMKRNALRVAEVWMDEYKHNVNIAWNLPLKDHGIDIGDVSERKKLRKSLNCKPFQWYLDNVYPMLDPLGDLLGYGALVNDLKMDLCIDQGPVPGNTPILHGCHYFTPQNCYYRASGEIYIGGIKSHKYNSNRCLMDIGTQTPGLYECKEAKQKGFHMLWEFQQGKSIQNRQTKRCLEITPGEETDYKLIIQECSGQHWLIRNVIKDF, from the exons ATGAGGGTAAGCTGGGTTCGAGGGCTGGCTTCTTTGCTGGCCATGGGCGCTGGAATACTCTACATCACATCCATTAAGCGGGAGGTTCATTCTCATGGGGAAAGACTGCAGAGGGCCCATCAGAATGACTCTGTCAGGGGTCAGGACATGCTCAAGAGGCTGGAGAAGATGGAGGCTCACATTGAGAAGCTGG TGAAGTCAGTCAACAACAGGATCAGTCTGAAAGAGGGGCAGGCTGTGAAGGCTACCGAGGTCaagaaggagaggaaggtggTGAAGAAGTTGTACCCCAACTCAGCTCTGTTTACAACCTGGGGTGATGAGCTCTCAGAGGAAGAGCAGAAAGAGGCAGAAGGGTTGTTTCAGATGTATGGATACAACGCCTTCCTGAGTGACAGAACACCCCTGAACAGGGAAATCCCTGATACTCGCGATCCTAA GTGTGCTAATCACCAGTACCCCCATGACCTGCCCACCATCAGCGTGGTGTTGATCTACTTGGACGAGGCCCTGTCAATCATCAAGAGAGCTGTCCGCAGCATCATAGACAAGACCCCCCAACACCTCCTCAAAAACATCATACTGGTGGATGACCACAGCTCCAATG AGGACCTAAAGGAGAAGTTGGATGCCTACATCAGCTTCATCGATGAAGAGCGTCCGGGCCTGTTGAAGAGAGTGAGACACCTGGAGCAGCTCGGTCTCACACAGGCCCGCCTCTCAGGGTGGAGGGAAGCTGAAGGAGACGTGGTAGCCATCTTGGATGCCCACATAGAAGTTCACGTGGAATG GGCGGAGCCTCTGTTAGCGCGGATAAAGGAGGACCGCACGTTGGTGTTGACACCGGTGTTTGACAAAGTCCATTTCGATGACTTGACAGTCACACGTTATTGGCCGAGTGCACACGCCTTTGACTGGGCCCTGTGGTGTATGTACGAGTCCTTCAGACCTGAGTGGTATGCCTTACAAGACGAGACACAGCCAGGAAA GAGCCCCTCCATTATGGGCATACTAGTGGTTGATCGCCTGTTCTTTGGGGAAATTGGTGCTCTGGATGGTGGTATGAAGATCTATGGAGGTGAAAATGTTGAACTGGGCATCCGG GTGTGGCTGTGTGGTGGAAGTGTCGAGGTCATACCTTGTTCTAAAATAGCCCACATCGAGAGGGCCCATAAACCCTATCTCCCAGACCTGAGCATTACAATGAAGAGGAATgctctgagagtggctgaggtctgGATGGATGAATACAAACATAATGTCAACATCGCATGGAACCTCCCACTGAAG GATCATGGCATAGACATTGGGGATGTTTCAGAGAGGAAGAAGTTGAGAAAGAGTCTGAACTGCAAACCCTTCCAGTGGTATCTGGACAATGTGTATCCAATGTTAGACCCCCTGGGTGACTTGCTTGGTTATGGAGCT ctggtcaatgacctgaagatgGATCTCTGTATAGATCAAGGCCCAGTTCCGGGAAACACACCTATTTTACATGGATGCCATTATTTTACTCCACAG AACTGTTATTATCGAGCCAGCGGGGAGATCTACATTGGAGGCATCAAGTCTCACAAGTACAACAGTAATCGCTGTCTGATGGACATTGGCACTCAAACCCCAGGACTGTATGAGTGCAAGGAGGCCA